Genomic segment of Prochlorococcus marinus CUG1417:
GACCAACGACTTAGATAGTGTTTTAGATGGTGGACTTGAACCATTTATTCATGAACTATTACGCATGAATATTTCTTCTGAAGAATCTATTGACTAAAAATGGAAAATAAAAACGCAAATTTAGAAAAAAAAGTTGCTCCTCCAAGCTTTATAAAGCTTGCAATGAGAAATATGGTAAGGAAGGGTTCAAAAAGTATTTCTCATTTTTCAATAACCTTTTTAATTTTAATTGGGATTTTAATATTAGTGGCCACAATAGGTAAGCCCAATATTCCTGTGTAATAATTTATGAAAGAAAAAATTATTTCTGAAATAAATTTAGATTTAGTTTTTCAATGTAATGATTTTTCTCAATTTTCAAATAAGTTAAAAGAAACTAAAACCAAACTTATTTTTGACTCTATTTTTTGGGAACAAGTTTTTTTATCTTGGATAAATACAATATTAAAAAAACACGATTATGCATTGCCAAATTTTATTTTTGAAAAAAAATCTTTTTCATTAGGCTTACAGATAATATCTAATCAAGAAATTGCTTCTTTGAACAAGAAGTGGATGCAAAAAAATGGTCCAACTGACGTCCTATCTTTTCCAATCACTTCTGATGAATCTCTAGATAATTTAGATCACATAGAATTGGGAGACATATTTATATCATTAGAGATGGCACTTGAGCAATCTTATGAATATAAACATTCAATCTATAATGAGATGCTCTGGTTGGCTAGTCATGGATTTTTGCATCTTTTAGGATGGGAACATAATAATGATCTTGATTTAGAAAATATGTTAAGTTTTCAAGAATATTTAATTACTCAATTAGATTAAAAATCTATGGAAAAAAAAATAAACTCTTTAGAAAATAGAAAAGAATCATACAAAACTTCTAGGAATGTATTTATTAGTTTTAAATATGCTTTCAGTGGAATTAGTTATGTATTAAAAACTTCAAGAAATTTTAAAATTCAATTAATTTTTGCAGTAACAAGTTTAATAATTGGTTTTTTATTGCACATTAGTCTAAGTAATTATGTGATTTTGATTGCCGCAATTATGTCTGTTTTAATATTAGAAATATTAAATACATCTATTGAATCAATAGTTGATTTAGTAGTAAAAAAAGAATTTAGTATTTTGGCTAAAATTTCAAAAGACACATCTGCAGGAGCAGTATTATTGGCTTCCATTAATTCTGTTATTATTGCTGTATATATCTTTTTTCCTAAAATAAAGTTGTTATTTTAAATTCATATAAATATGTTTCTTGTTATTGATAATTACGATAGTTTTACTTACAACCTTGTTCAATATTTAGGTGAACTTTCAGTTGAGCATGAAATAACTAAAGAATTAATAGTGAAAAGAAATGATGAAATTACTATAGAAGAAATTATCAATCTAAATCCTAGTGGCATCCTATTATCTCCAGGTCCTGGCAATCCAGATCAATCTGGAATTTGTCTACCAATACTAAAAAAATTATCTAAAAACATTCCCACATTAGGAGTTTGTTTAGGTCACCAAGCTTTGGCCCAAGCTTTTGGAGGGAAGGTTGTAGTTGGTAAAGAACTTATGCATGGTAAGACATCTAAAATTTTTCATAATCAAAAAGGATTGTTTAAAGATATAGAGACTCCATTTGTGGCTACTAGATACCATAGTCTTATAGTTGATTCAAGTTCTTTACCATCTTGTTTTGAGATAACTGCGACTTTAGAAGACTCAACTATTATGGCTATTTCGCACAAAGAATATAAACATTTACATGGGGTACAGTTTCATCCTGAAAGTGTCTTGACACAATTTGGTCAT
This window contains:
- a CDS encoding DUF3285 domain-containing protein, with amino-acid sequence MENKNANLEKKVAPPSFIKLAMRNMVRKGSKSISHFSITFLILIGILILVATIGKPNIPV
- the ybeY gene encoding rRNA maturation RNase YbeY; the encoded protein is MKEKIISEINLDLVFQCNDFSQFSNKLKETKTKLIFDSIFWEQVFLSWINTILKKHDYALPNFIFEKKSFSLGLQIISNQEIASLNKKWMQKNGPTDVLSFPITSDESLDNLDHIELGDIFISLEMALEQSYEYKHSIYNEMLWLASHGFLHLLGWEHNNDLDLENMLSFQEYLITQLD
- a CDS encoding diacylglycerol kinase family protein — translated: MEKKINSLENRKESYKTSRNVFISFKYAFSGISYVLKTSRNFKIQLIFAVTSLIIGFLLHISLSNYVILIAAIMSVLILEILNTSIESIVDLVVKKEFSILAKISKDTSAGAVLLASINSVIIAVYIFFPKIKLLF
- a CDS encoding anthranilate synthase component II, with protein sequence MFLVIDNYDSFTYNLVQYLGELSVEHEITKELIVKRNDEITIEEIINLNPSGILLSPGPGNPDQSGICLPILKKLSKNIPTLGVCLGHQALAQAFGGKVVVGKELMHGKTSKIFHNQKGLFKDIETPFVATRYHSLIVDSSSLPSCFEITATLEDSTIMAISHKEYKHLHGVQFHPESVLTQFGHKLISNFLKMAEQK